ATTTACAGTATGGTCCCAAACTTGTGTACCCCACTAGAGCTCACAGATTCTAAGCTGAAGCTTGATGAATTATGTGATATTTTTGTATAACTTATGTGTGTAATGTCCTCAGCTCAAAGCTTTTGCACTTTCCCCAAGTGGAGAGAGACTGGAAAGTCCCACCACGATTGAAATCTACGTTTTAGATCAGAATGACCACAGGCCTGAATTTACCCAGAAGGAGTTTGTTGGCACTATCCCAGAATTCTCTGTTCCTGGTAAGATATGCATGTACAATTGCATTTCAAGAAtgattttaagaaataaaataaatattttataaaagagaagaaaacactGTAACATCAATGCAATGGTTAGTTATATCATCACCTTAATTTCCAGTGAACCatgtatgtttttctttcttcttctcaaATTTTGTTATTTGGCAAAATTGCTAGGCTGTTCTATTCCATGTTCCACATCGCATGTTCAAAATACATGCAAGAATCAATTAAATTTATGCAGCATGTCATCCTCGTCTTATTTGGTGTTGAgtgcactgtatttttgtttgtaagcaAACAAAAATATACTTGCGTATCATAAATGTATCATGACCTCATAAGGAGGACATGGCTGTTTTTGCATCaccataaattatgcaaaaaatgtgtgaatcggtgggtggggccaAACATTCAGTGGTAATGGTTTCTCCAACGGAAGGCTGAATCCTCTGGAGGTTGCATTTGTAGGCAGCATACATCATAAAGAAGATCTTATTTTAGAATATTAACAGTCATAAATCTGACCATTTTTCTTAGTTAAGCGTAAGTTGTTGTAATATGCTTTTGCACAGTGCAGGCAGTGATGTTGATTTTGTGGacggggctaaacaggcaatgCAGTAGAATTGGTGGGCGTTGCCAAACAGGCAGCAATGTgaaatcggtgggcggggctaaacaggcagagaCATTGAATCTGTGgatggggctaaacaggcagtgagaTAGAttcggtgggcggagctaaacatgTAGTGATGTCGAATCTTTGGACAGGGCTAAACAGGAAGTGAGGTAGCATCAGTGAGCATTGCCAAACAGACACAAATGTAAAATCAGTGGGCGGGTGCTAAACATGTAGTGATGTAGAAtttgtgggcggagctaaacatgtagggatgtagaatcggtgggtgaggctaaacagacagtgatgtTGAATCTGTGGATGGGGCTAAACGaggtagaatcggtgggcggtgCCAAACAGGCAGCAATGTAAAACttagattttgttttattcctCACACAAATATATCATATTTGTTAAGTCATACAGATCACTTTTATAGTACCTTCTAGTACTCCTTTGCCCATTTTGGAACCTCAGCAGTCAGGGTCACAATCCACTATCACTGGATGGCAATCATgttaaatatcttctttcataTTCTAaagaaatttagatttttgagtgaattatgcCATCACGTCAGGCAGTCAGACTACACATGAATATCATAACCGTGTTGTGTGGTTCTCTGTCATCAGGAACTTCAGTAATGCAGGTTACAGCGATAGATTCTGATGATCCAATGACAGAAAACGCAGCTCTGAGCTACTCCATCATTGGACAAGAGAGTATCCCTCCTCATGGCATCAACAAGACCATGTTTGGCATTAACAACAAAACTGGAGTCATCTACACTCGGGATGTGGGACTAGACAGAGATGTGGGTTATATTGTGTCTCAGATATAAACAGCacagacaaaaatactgatttcAAAGTCTGAATAAAGAAAGCAGTAACATGCCCTGATGTGTTGTTAGGTGGTGCAGTCCTTCAGGCTAACTCTGCAGGTGGCTGACATGTCTGGAATGGGCCTAACCTCCACCGGTCGTGCCATCATTCACATCTCTGACATTAACAACCATGCTCCAAAATTCCATCCTACCATGGtatgtaacaacaacaacaacaaaaaaagtctgTGATTTTTCCTTGATTGTTGTTTTCTGAGCTCTTGGTCCAATTCTGTGACTGCAGTACAACATGAATGCAATGGAGAACAAGTACATCATGGAGCTGGGCAGGGTCAATGCGACAGATAAGGACCAGAAAGGTGGAGATAACTGGAAGATTAAGTACACCATTGTAAATCCTTCAGGGCACTTTGCCATCCGCACAGACCCAGTTTCCAACCAAGGCATAATTTCTGTGGCTAAGGTGAGATTACTTCAACAAATGTGGTAAATTTAAGACCGCAGCCATAGGGCTATCAATATTTGTTACTGGACAATTTTGACCTGTAAACCAAGTTTGTCCCATTTTTAAAATAGGTTTAATGTGAAACCTTAAGGTTAACATGTTCATATTAGAGCCAGAAAACTTCAGTTTTGATTTTATGGGAACTTTAGGGCCAAGTATTCATCATTCATACATTAAATCCATTAAATCAACCAAAAATACCACAAAAGTATTTCTCAGCTCTGATTTGACAGTGTTAAACATAATGTACAGCTGCCAAATTATGAttacatcatataataattgctgttaatagtgttcatcatctggttgactacgtcttgttttaatttttctgaaatttctgccatatgcacataaactgacagtcatcacttataagctactactaaacatTGTAGCAACTTAGTTTTCTgttaagttgctttgcaatgacgtaaatagcgctatacaaataaaaacctgaattaataaaaaataaatgattttacattaaaaaaagctacattcttaaaaacatttaacgacaaattttaaaatgcaatctaaatgtgagcctaaatcaatatttacatttaaccatTTATAGGACAATagtttaatttacataaaatgtaatagtTCAAGGTTCAATCCCTTTTCTCATCAACCCATACCTCAGGAAACTGTGATTGTGTTTCTTATTATTTGTATACTACATTTCAAATGCAATGTCTCTACTCTCTTGCAGCCACTAGACTATGAATCCCAGGCAGAGTACCAGCTCATTGTCAAAGCAGAGAATGAAGTCAGGCTTAAAGCCCCATACGAACAAATACACAGTGCTACAGTCACCGTCAGAGTGATGAATGAGAACGAGGCTCCAGTCTTCCATAAAAACCCCATTAAAGTGACTGTTGCGGAGTCCATTGTTCCCGGTACCGTCCTGGTCTCAGATATTGCTCACGATCCAGATAATGCCAAGCTAAGGTGAGGCTCACTTATCTGTACCATCATtccacacacacttttattttgcACAGCACAATGAAGCCATGCAGGAGATGTTCTTGGATTGACATCCTTTGTTAGTCTTTGAACAGCATTCTTATCAAGCAACCATGTGCAAACCCTTGGGCTTATGCTACTCATAAAAAAaggattgatttattgattgattgaaaaaTGTTATTAACTCAAAACCTCATTTGATTGGTAGATTCGTATCGAGGATATTGATTCAGGAACATGAATCTGTATccttaagtgtacttaagtgtaaaaagtgcactttttaataatgtcaaattttaggtttaaagtatattttaaattccATTGTCCTAatttttaagtcactttggataaaagagtctgcgtAAAGACTAAATGTAAATCACAATCTTTTGTTATGCGTATGCTTAAGAAgtacatttatttgtatgtgtTAACTAACAAACTAAtgtaaaatacttttataaataattttaactgTCGTGTGATATTTGATGTTACgtttaatgttaatatattttaaatgccacATTTGTAATCACAAATACTTAAAAACTTCATTAGAAATGacatttaagttaaattttagtgtacattaaaatatatttataaaatataaaaggtgaagaaaacattttctttcaGAAATTGCTCGTAAATTTCTCTATTAATTAGAAGGAAATAGCAAGTAACACGCTAAATCAATCACGAAATTAGAAAGTAGAAATGTAAAAAGACTGCAACTTTAAAATGTACCCCAAAaatctttatttacaattttgaaaaataattttgtaaatattcaACAGTACTTTAACcacatttcaaagacaatagcagtaaatgaaaatatgtacttaAAGTACTACTTTTCATGGGTTAAAAGCACTCTCAAGTTTAACAAACTCCATTTAATatcaattgaaaatataaatagtaaatacattttagCTTAGCCGTAGatagactcttaaaaataaagttgcttAAAAGGTTATTCACAGCGATGCCATTgaggaaccatttttggttctttatggaaccatttgtacaaaaaggttcttctttgGCACTGTgtagcacctttatttttaagagtgaaacaTGCAGTTTATGGTCCCAAAAACAGTTCACACTTATAAACTTATTACAGTACGTATTAATTCTGTAATAAGTGCTCTTTCACAAGGGATAGATTACATACATTCAACCTTATGCACTGTAGTATGTTCTACATTTTATGTCCATTCCTTAGGATTGTGAATTTTTGTTCAGGTTTGAAATCATCCAGGATCCTGAGAGTTGGCTTGCTATTAATCATGAAACTGGACAAATCACAGCCAGGAGATCCTTCAATATCCGGTCTCCCCACGTCAGAAACAACATTTACTCTGCTATTGTGAAAGTCATAGATCAGGGTGAGCACATCAGACCTGAAGACCAAACAGCAgaataaaatatatgataatgTCATTCATATGATAACTCTCTTTACAGACACTGATGGCATCTCTGCAACAGCTACATTGGAGGTCAATCTGTGGGAGACCAATGATTACCCACCAGTGCTGATACCCTTGAGTGGGACAGTGTGCAGTGATCAGGACAGAGATAAGCTGGGCCTTCTGCTTAGTGCTGTGGATGAGGACATGTCCCCTCAAGCTGACCCCTTCACTTTTTACATTGGTGATCAAAACGTGGCTGCCAACTGGACCATCATAACTCTTAATGGTAAAACATgagatatacatttattttttatatctttgtaccctgctgaaaaacagcTTAGATTAGTATGAAAGTCCACGCTGGTCCTGGTTGATCTGGATGCTGGTTTGGTGCAAGTACACCTGGTTCACCAGCATAGCCATAGTGAGATGATTAAGCAGGTGGAACTGGTCAGTCAAGTAAGTCTTGGATAATTAATCAAACACACATTAGAAAGGCAGTTGAGTCTGATCCAGCTTTCCTgtaaaactctgcaggaaagtggacctcAAGTGTATTTGAATAGGGTTGGAGTAAAACTCTGAAAAAACTGGATATTGCGGGCCAGAGTTGAGAATTACTAGTTTAAAATAAGGGTAGCCAACATGGCTCCTTGAAGGCTACCATCTTCCAACCATAATCAAAAATATTTGAAGCTAATAAAAGTGCTCAGGATTACTTAAAAATAACAGGCAGGTTTGTTGAAGAAAGACTGGAAGTTAAGTCTGCAGGAGGACAGGTAGACCAATAGGAGCTTTAGAAACAGATTTCCCGGTGTACTTTGATTTCTAAGACCCCTTGTTTCTGGTTCTGTCTCTTTACATGTCTGCTACCAGAGACCCATGCGGTTCTCCAGCCACTGATAGACATAGAGAAAGGGGAATTCTCTATTCCTGTGGTCGTATCAGACTCTGGCTCTCCTTCCCTTTCCTCTAATGCTCTGGTCAACGTGACTGTGTGTCCCTGTGACAGTTTCGGTGACTGCAGGAGCTACACCGCAGCCGTCTTTAGAACCAAAATGGGAATAAGCTTCATTGCCCTTATGATTATTATGGGATGCATTGCTCTTCTGTTGTGTAAGTAAATGCAATATTTATGTGAACATGAACATATAGAAGATATACTTGAAATTTGTTCTAATAAAGCTTTTTTTCAGTTCTGATTGTTCTTGCTGTGGCAGTGAAGGGCTGCACAAGGCAGAACATTAGAAAAGGAGAAGGTCTGCTGGTCGGAGTGTCTGATGATGACATCCGAGACAATGTCTTTCACTACGATGAGCAGGGAGGAGGGGAAGAGGATGAAGTATGAGCAATGacacaaaatataatacattttacatgtaGATACAGTGTATTCTGAACTagaaagtataaaatatattatccAAAGATCATGCAACATAGGAGATAGAAGCAGATGTGGAGAGTAACTTACAGGAAGAACACACTATGATTCCTACCTTGCCAattctgtatatactgtactgCAGAACACTCATATGTCCTActatatttcaaaatgaatagTAAACAGAGCACACCAAAGACATTTTTTTCacacaggattaaaaaaaaaaatatcccctAAAATAAATAGATACTACTTGCTAAAGGATATGCCTACATGGTGTGGTGAGCTCATACAGTATGCAGTAAACAGTGGTATTCCATTCATCATAGGATGAGCACTGAACATAGCTCCTGTCCGAGTCAAAGACTTTGATTTATCCTGGGGATTTTACCCATCTGACACATGGATTCTAGAGTGATAGAGTGGACAGATGTATAGGGCCTCCTGACCCACATCAAGTGCATGCAAAATCCTTGTTTTTTCAATCTTTTAGTTGAGCAAATTATAATAAAGTTGAATGGTTTGTTGGAAATTTCTTTCCTATAGGATGCATTTAATATTGATTTTCTGAGGAACCCAAGTGACATGGTCCCTGCCCCAGCTTCATTTTCCCCACAAGACTGCAGCCTGCCCAGGAGAAAACAGCCTCTAAGGAAAGACGCACCCCATAACCTGCCTTCTCCTACATATCCACGCAAACCCCCCCGAGACCCATCAGACATAGAAGATTTCATCAATGTTGTAAGTGAGGTTTCTTCATAAGAATTAAGATTCATTCTGTAACATTAGTGGGTAATATAAGGGACATTTCCTTACCATTTACTTTGAAAAGGTTAgtaaaaagtattattaatattcGTTATTTATCATTACTATTCTTCATGGTGCTAAGTGCTATTTTTACTCTAAGTTTGGAAATGACAAATTTAATAGCTAAatcaagaaaacaaaataataataaaaacaaaaaatgtaatcaaaggcatatataaaactttatatgacccttaaaatgtaattaatgtgaTTGTAGACGCATTCTCTAACCAATGAAAATCAAATGCACTTTTGTAACtttttctgctttatttcaaCAGGGGCTTGACGCTGCTGACAATGACCCTAACGTCCCGCCATACGATACAGCACTGATCTATGACTATGAGGGCGATGGGTCGGTAGCAGGCAGCCTTAGCTCTATCGCTTCCATGGGCTCAGACAGTGACCAGGACTATGACTACCTCAATGACTGGGGACCACGGTTTAAAAAACTGGCTAACATGTACGACCCACGTTAGGCACCAGACTGAttcttttgttcaaaatgttcgAATACTCTCATACATGCATGTCCTTCAAAACTCTATGCGAATCAAATGTCCCATCTTCAGTATGAGAGTGCTCATGATGTAAGGAAGAGGGGCGGGTTACATTATTGATATTgtagataaatggaggtctccaTCAACTCCCCAGTGATCAGTGAAAAGGTCATCATTGTCAAAAAGAGACTGCACAGTTTTTTTCCATTCCTTCATGGATCAGTGAACCATTTCAACATGCTGATGTGACAAGTGCTTACTGTGGGCCAGAGTGTAAATGGCTCACATTATGAAAGCAACAACTGGAGGGAAGAACCGTGTGTTAGTGCATACTGATTAGACATGGTGCAAAAAGAGATGCTTTGTTCATAAACCATGAGTCATGTTCTTGAGAGATTATTTTAGCTGATGACCAATACAGAGGTTTTCTGTacaaaagaataataattcaCCCCCAAAAAAAATTGGTATTCATAAATTGTCATTTACTTATAACCATCGTtctaaacctatatgactttctttcatctaTCGAACACAGAAGGATGTTTTATATGTTGGTAAAACTTCAGAGCTGCTCTTTTCTGTATATAAAAGATATTGTAATATCCCTCGTGTTTTCCGCCCATGGAAACCTTTAGTTGTACGGAAAACAGCAGCTCCCGAATTATATATTCTTAGGTATACATTAATTGTTCAATATCTATTTttgagacagatttactgataaaatgtttttttttttttttaatctt
The genomic region above belongs to Carassius carassius chromosome 3, fCarCar2.1, whole genome shotgun sequence and contains:
- the cdh15 gene encoding cadherin-15 is translated as MMKAVAVLGALMAVVCQVSSSSQVTQSDLKPAALYPWRHRSAGPQVRVKRDWIIPPIRVSENSRQVPEDLVQIKSDKVFTGEVIYMLEGPGVDQDPKGLFEIDEKTGWIKSKMPLDREKHKSFKLKAFALSPSGERLESPTTIEIYVLDQNDHRPEFTQKEFVGTIPEFSVPGTSVMQVTAIDSDDPMTENAALSYSIIGQESIPPHGINKTMFGINNKTGVIYTRDVGLDRDVVQSFRLTLQVADMSGMGLTSTGRAIIHISDINNHAPKFHPTMYNMNAMENKYIMELGRVNATDKDQKGGDNWKIKYTIVNPSGHFAIRTDPVSNQGIISVAKPLDYESQAEYQLIVKAENEVRLKAPYEQIHSATVTVRVMNENEAPVFHKNPIKVTVAESIVPGTVLVSDIAHDPDNAKLRFEIIQDPESWLAINHETGQITARRSFNIRSPHVRNNIYSAIVKVIDQDTDGISATATLEVNLWETNDYPPVLIPLSGTVCSDQDRDKLGLLLSAVDEDMSPQADPFTFYIGDQNVAANWTIITLNETHAVLQPLIDIEKGEFSIPVVVSDSGSPSLSSNALVNVTVCPCDSFGDCRSYTAAVFRTKMGISFIALMIIMGCIALLLFLIVLAVAVKGCTRQNIRKGEGLLVGVSDDDIRDNVFHYDEQGGGEEDEDAFNIDFLRNPSDMVPAPASFSPQDCSLPRRKQPLRKDAPHNLPSPTYPRKPPRDPSDIEDFINVGLDAADNDPNVPPYDTALIYDYEGDGSVAGSLSSIASMGSDSDQDYDYLNDWGPRFKKLANMYDPR